The Lineus longissimus chromosome 10, tnLinLong1.2, whole genome shotgun sequence genome segment AAGTTGCCATTGAGGTACCCAGAGCTCACTCCTATATGCCACTGCACAAGCTTGaagctgaccttgacctaaaGGTCACCACTCTCGGGCTTTACCCAAAACAGTAGCAAACTGAACGATTTCCTGCTTTGTATTCTTATGGCATCTCTAGTGTATACAGATTCTGACATGTTCTGCAAAAACTGTCATCAATTTACACTGATAAAGCACTTTACCAATAGCTTTATTTGCACATACCTCTTTTTATGGAAGGGCTGGTCTCCAGAGCAAACTTCTCCAggcatttgtttacaaacatcaGCAAAGACAGAGTTTACTGATGTTTCGGTTGGATGTCCACATGATGAAACAATTTGAACATTGCCAAGCAAATGATTGGCCATTCCGGCCAGCTAGTGCAAATTGCAATTTTACAGATTTACATAGTATGTTTGTTGAGCAATGCTCGTCTTGTTGTCCAATACCATCAGATTCCTCTACCACCTCCGAGACGCCCACTGTCACAAAATTCCAAATGAAACGTTTCTCAATCAATGACCGATGTATTGATCCTGTGCTGCCTGTTTGCAAAGGTTGGATCTGGCCCCAGGTAATACTGTAAACAACCAAATCAGTGCCAGCCATCATGAGACGAAGATTTTCATTTCCAAAAGTCTCTTGTTGAACACCTGTGGTGATAAATGTTTAACTGACTCATGACCATCAAATATTCAGTATTCTTTAGTGTCTGGACCATAGTGGGTTGGCACTACAAGTTGCAGTGATACGCAATATCCCCAAAGGCAAAAAGCTGACAACGGAGATCTCCTTTCTGTCTTGTTAAAAACACTCAACAGTTTCCTACGTTGGCAGTTTGTGTCAAGACTTCCCCGAGGTTCCAAGTCACAGTGAGATCATACCTCAACGCAACGAACATCAAAGATCAAGTAACCTCACACACTTTCTTATGCACTTGCCCATGGCACCTCCATGTGATGTGGCATCCCTTCAGAATCTTCTAACATCATTAGAGCCGCTGATTAGCTCTTAAAACAAAGACATGACGCGGTGCcttgattttgaatgaatgtCAACACTCTTGTTACGAACGTCATTAAGAATTCTAAACAGAGAGATGTTCGAAGTACACTGAGTGGGTTGGGTTATAAAGAGTTACTTGGGGACAGAACATGTGAATGGCTTGAAGGTGGCTTCATACAAGACCGGCTCAATCTGGAACACAGCAATATGACTACTGAACCACAAAACGTGATGTAAGTGATTTATCACCAGTTCATATATACGAACAGCGATAAGTCAATAAAAATCAGAGTTGGTCGAACGGATTCTAAATGGAGCGAGTGCCCACAGAATTAGATCAACAAATATTACTTTGAAGGAATGAGATTTGCTCCTGAGAATATCAAAGTGATGTGTTTGCTGCAAACGTCCTCCAGAGAAGTCTGGCCCTGGGGGACATGGGGGGAAACTGAGAGTGGTTTATACGACCTACGGGAGGTATTCATCATGTTGTACAGTGATGACAACATGTTGTTAAATGAGTTTCCTTGTGATTAGAGTCACGACACCGTTAAGCTCGGCAGCCAACTCTGCATCTCTATAGATTCACCAAACCTTTTTGAAAGCCAGACACCAAGACGGCTGATCAAAACCAGCATCTTCTCATGACATTTGTCAGAAATGCAATTGCAGCTTTTTCCAATGTAACCTTTGCATTTTCTTAAAAAGTGAGCTTTCGTATCTCGTGGGATTTTTGACGGCATCCTTTATTGAATATGAATGCTTTTGTGTTGACGTTTGTTCTCATCCATCGAGTTGGCATTCGTTAGATTTGAAATCAGTTTTTAGCAATTCCATTTCATTCCAGTGTTCAATCAGGAAAAAAAAAAAGGCTGTGTTTTTAAAAGGTCACAGCTCTCTGGATCAAGGAATCTTTGACCTTTGATTTAACAACTACCTCCTTCACACATATATATTTCTGAATTGGTATAGATCCTGCATATTCTCCACAAAATGCTGATGTCTGTCAATTACTGGATTCAAAGATACACTATTGCCATCTGCTGTTAGAGCTAGAAATTAGCACTCGATATCTTCATTGATCCCAATACAGTGATCCTTGTCACATATTACTCAGACATGTGGACTGGTCTGAAATTATTTGCTCAAGTGTTATCAGTTTTATCAATTTTAGCTGTTGTGTTTAGTGTTGTCACGGAAACATGAATTTCTGGAAGTGCTCAGAGTAAGTAATGCACTTATGATAAAAAACTAATCAAATCAAAGATTCTTCTAGGTTTTCATGGAGCACCACCAGGGGTCTCCACTGGATAGCATCAcgttattgaaaaaaaactacAAGTAAACTTGGTTTTGCATCAAAGCTTCAACCCCCGCATGGTGTTCCCATCATTCTGCCTGGCTCCCCCTATcgcattaaagctgaactgtgtATGTCTATGCTCCTGGGTCATACCTTGGCCTTCCTTAAGCTGAATATGTAAACCTCGAATGTTCGTGGGATCTTTGGCATTCCCTCTGACTTGGACTTGCTTCAATATCCCTTGGCATGCTGTTTCATATCCAAGGAAATCACCTCAAACCCTTCACTTTCGCTGCAGTTTTCCCAAAGCCAAAACCCATGTCCTGCCCACTTTTGCAATGGCACCGAAGTCTATACACTCCTGTGATATAATGCCCTCCAAACCATAAATATTTCAGGAAAAGAAAGCATTCATTTCCGATACCTCTGAAACTCATACAAAGTTTCCCCACATTTTGCttcatttttctggaaaaatattgaGATGAAGTAGTTGCCTTCATTGAAAATACTAAACAGCATGAACTAATTTATGACAGTGCTATTACCCTAGCTGGGACTAGTGCTATTACCCTAGCTGGGACCAGTGCTATTACCCAAACTGGGACTAGTGCTATTACCCTCGCTGGGACTAGTGCTATTACCCTAGCTGGGACTAGTGCTATTACCCTAGCTGGGACTAGTGCTATTACCCTAGCTGGGACTAGTGCTATTACCCTAGCTGGGACTAGTGCTATTACCTAGCTGGGACTAGTGCCCTTCTGTACCTTCTGTTGAGGCATTTGACTAAAACTGCTTGTAATAAATGGCATCCCTTATGTTCTATCTGCATGTAAAAAGGTCTTGTGCTTCAGTATTTGTCAAATACAATTGAGTGTTTTCATAGTCAgtcatgttggagggcagaacaatgatttgtcatgcctgacttaATTGattcaaatgctgtcatggtcatttggacaTGCTCTCTTTTGCctgtccctccagcatggcagATTATAAAGTCAGGTGAAATGACTCTATTGTGGGTTTAACTTTCATGCCTTTTCACTTCATCTGCGGGACATATGTAACTTATGGACTTACACATCAAGAAAAAAGTTTTACAGATTTGCCagaaggaacaacaaaatatgGATGTATATATCACTGAAACCAGATGACAACTTATGGGTGGGGATGTTTATTTGGATCTTTATGTGGACTTGGATATATACATGCACTCATGATTCAGTGGATATAATCTTGGAATCCATTTCAAAGTTTTACAGAAACTTATTGTTTGATGAAGAAGCTGTGTATACGGAATCTCAAATAATTCCTGAAACTATCCGCTAAAGATTTGCCTATTGGTCCTTTCCAGATGTCTTCGATAGCGACCAAAATATTTCAATGGCCCAAGCAAAAGGCGGCTTCGACCGAAAGATGTCGGCACCCGCCTTTTCCatacatcagacatgtcagaagatgaaagaacaacaacaacaacaacaacatttagAACGATCGCCCGAAGTCGAGAACATCCCGGAGGAGGTTTCATTTAGCAAGCGGAATAATCTTAAGCCTGCAAGGTGTGTAAGACCATTACAAATTTTCAGACCCCCTTCATCTGCCCGCAAAAAAAGGCTTACATGTTGAGGCCTATGTACAGGTGTAGACATATGTGTCAGTATAAAAACAGCAGTGGTTGTTCAAGTTTGAAGAATCCTGTTTTCGATTCCAGTCCGAAGTTCCGACGAAGTCACAGCGACACGCCACATGAGTCTCGCTCAATGGAACGCTCACACTGTATagacgaagatgatgacgaaccacctcctcctcctccaccaTTGGTCGATGATGACATCAGTCCCGTTCCGATGTACAATCGCCATGGGTCACCAGAACCAATAGAGAAACCACCTCCTCCTGTGGTCCGGCAGGAGACAGCTCCTAAGGTACATCTCATCAGCAAACTTTCCAATAACCAAATTCATTTTACTAACTGCCTAAACTCCCTGCGTTGATCAACCTCAGTATTTCAGTTAACATtcctttgatttttttgtatttgaTCTGTTTCCTCCAGAAACTCTAGTTTTCCTTTTGCACCCAACAATGCAAGCTGCAGCCCAAGAATCTGACCTCATGTGTTCAATCAGTAGCCGGTCCTCAAAGCTGCCCTTGCGTTGCGTGAGGTGAAAGCTGTTTGTTTCCTGCATCCTCTCCCTGGAGCAAGTCATAGCTTCCCTGTAGTTCCTGCATGACCCCCTACCTGCTTGAAACCTAACCTCAGCTTCCTCAGTAGCGGATCCAGGAGGTGTAGAGGAGTTTGCGCCCTCCTTCACTTGAAATCAACATTGAAATTATCAATTCATGACACTGGCACTAAAAAACCACCAGGGCGTCCTTCTTTCTGAACTCTCAAGTCTCCTGTATCCGTATCTGAGTCCTACTTACTCCTTATTTGAttctcatttcatttgaaaCCTTTCTTTCCCGCTAACAACTTCTATCGACTTTGTTGCAGTTCTTTTTCCCCGAAGTGCCGCTCCCATCTTGGGATCAATTAAACTCAACCACCAGTTTACCTAATAAGAGCTCGCGTATGAGCTCCACAGGGAGCCTCGCTTTGAGTCAGTACGCGGGCTCCAAAGAGAGCCTCTCCGACTATAACCCGTATCTCAGTTTGGTTGGCTACGGTTACGGGAGTAATTCCCGACGTCATCGTCGACGTCGCTCGGGTAGTCGTAGTTATGTTTACGATCAGGTAAAACGATGCCGTTCGCTGATAGATTTGAGCACTGCTTATTATCTTCTGCATCTGTCCCACTCTCTCACTCAATCTTGTTGTTTTTACGTGAGCTTCTCTAAACTTGGTTGTGATATATTCCATGTCATCCTCTTCCCAAAGAAACATTTCCCCTTCatgctttgaaggtcaagagaagcTTTGATTGTTCTTGCTGTTTTACACAAAGTCGCAGTATGTCGCTCTGAACACTATGTTATCTTCACAATGTCAGTAATTCAGCTATGGTGGGAAGACACTCCACCATAGTACCCATGTATGTCTCACGCTGTGCGCTCAAGTTTCAGGCACAAGAGCTACCAGGAGCTTTTTATGTTGTAATTTCATCCCTTGTCAGACTGTCTTACTTTGGCAAATGGTCAAAAGAGTGTACTTATATGTATGTGTGGTGATTATTTTTTTGAAGTGCTGTTCATattctttgattttgatgaaaaaacatcCTGGAATAACATCCAAGCTGTATTGAAGGTAGGATAATGCTGTTAACCTGAAAATGTCCCAGGGCTTTTAGTTTGAGATATATTGGCATGAAAATCTAATTGAAGTTGAAATTTCATGAAACTGTGAAATCACTTGCTGACGCAGCACTTTACAAGAGAAGGATGCCATGACCACAATGAAAGTATTGGACTTATTCTTTCCTCTCTCTATTACAGGCTCAAGGATATGATCCAGTTTCGCCCGTACCAGCCTCGCAGGAGGAGACCCTGACGATGACAACCACCTCACGTTCGCACACGCTCACTAACACGCTGAGTTCGACGACAAGTCGCGACTCAAATAAAACGGATGAATCGGAGGAGGAGGTGAGAAGGAAGGTATGAGGAACTAACACCGTAACATCGCAATCTTCCTGCATGAAACACGTGTTCTGAGAACCCGATCTATCCATATATTGACAAACCCACTCTCACTTAAGATCGAGTTCAAACATGAAGTTAGAACTTTCTACGCAGTATGTAGTCagattcagtcagattttgaccTCAAGTCTCCTGCCTGTTACAGGCTAAGACTGGGAGTAGGAGTAGGGGGGTATTCGCTATCCTGCTTTTTCATCGAGGCCTTCTCTTTTGCCAACATAAATCCTACCACCAAATAATCTTACTCTaactaccgtattttgctgcgtataaaacgcatcggggtataaagcgcacccattgagtccgtagacaaaatccagacataaggcgcacctacgtataacacgcagtacattttctgagatgccccctgcctatctttccttcgtaaaagcctcgctttgatgttaaatcatggcggcacacgatcagctgatttatcgatttggatttatctcgcatctacgctctgaatattgccgctaaggaccctcaaaaacatttatagaagtaactgaaatgataatgaggatactaatatgtattgcgtacagaacaggcgagttagcatcggtgaactatgcaaagtgcatcgatattcccgatttttctttcgtgcaaaaatataaaatgcgccgacttggttgcgagccaaaaaagccgtcaaaagaaatgagttgatggaaaaaatcttgtgatcattcggtggcttcctagggctaggccatagataacacgcaccttcgtataacgcgcaccccccgattttagggctttcttgggtcaaaaagctgcgccttatacgcagcaaaatacttAACAAACTACCTAACTTACTAGTTGTGAAATGAGTGGATGGCACGAAAGCAAAATGGTGACAACTTTAGTCAATTCACATTAAAAGCGATGTCTTGCAAAGCAATAAAATGGAAAACGTGGACGCCTGGTCTCACCAGACAGGCTGATAAACTCACGACATTGCCATAGAATGTGTCACAGTCTTCACAGTCTATCCCTCCAACTGCCCTCTTAAAGTTCCCTTCCCCAGATTCAATGACCATGTGTCCATCTTGTCACATCTTGCCATTCCAGAGATACCCGGCTGATAAAGCGTACTACATTGCCAAAGAATTACTGATGACAGAGAGAACGTATAAGAAAGACTTAGAGGTGCTAACTGTGGTAAGTGGTCCTTGGGCAAGTCATTTTAATAGGAGTGCCACCTCATTTGTATAGGTTTAAAAGCAAGATTTTACTCAACTGTATAATGCACTATACGCTCACTGTGCCTCATTTTGAtggcagcggttatggttaggtaCTGTACCTTGAATATTTGTCCGACATATCTCTTTCCTGATTTCAGTGGTTCCGTAATACTGTCTGCCATAAGGAACTGATCCCGAAATACTTGGAAGCTCTCATGTTCTCCTTCCTAGACGAGATCTATGAACATCACTGTTACTTCCTAAAGGAGTTAGAGCAGAGATTGGCTATGTGGTAAGTTGATCTATGAACAATAAATAGACACTAATTTGTGTTGTATATTCGCTGTCTAACATCACCTGATTTTCCCTGATGTATCATTGTTATTCCCGACTAATCCCTTCGTTATTTTGTCGCAGGGAAGGGAAATCAAATGCACACTTGAACGGTGACTACAGGAAGGTGGGAGATCTCATGTTAAGTAATATGAAAGTCTTGCCTGTAAGTATGTGACAAATACCTTTTGGCATTTCCTTCAAAACATGTTTCCAGCCTGAGGGATGACTTAAACTATTACACTGTTTTGTATACAATGAGCAGAGACtcatagccttgtggttaacactgctggctaccacgcaaaagggcccAAAGTCGGAGTCACTATGCCAGTAAACCCAATTGGTACCTTACTGCAGTGGCAAACTAAACCACTCattccgccttggaggaggaggaatacttcctggagaaaatcacctccaagtatCGAACAAACATTGCTGAAATTGACGAATTCCCCTGCTTGCAGTTGTATGGTAATTACATGGAGAAGACAGATGAGATCCTAACAGAGCTGGACCACGCAGTGCGACAGAATAAACAGCTCGAGACGGCTTACAAGGAGTTTGAGAGTCAGAAAGTCTGCTATCTCCCACTAAACACATTCCTCTTGAAACCCGCCCACAGATTGCTGCATTATAAGTTGTTATTAGATCGTAAGTATCAACATTTGGACAATTTTGTGGACAATTCTGAAAGGGTCAAATTTCCCTAGCGGCAGAATAAATATTGAAACAGACTGCACCCGGGGAAGTTCTTGTCAAGAGTTTTCCAAAGAATGGTCTTGTCAATAGCTGTTCACATTTGAAAACTTGTAAGAACAAATTTCTCGGTCATATTTCTAATTGTGTGATACTCTTTTTGCAGGATTGTTAAAGCACTACTCTCACGACCACCCAGACCACAGGGATTGTAAAGGTACGTGGAAGGATTGTTTCATTATTCAAGCAACTGTCCTGAAAAGTCTTCTTTTATGCTGAGAAGTGGGGAAGCATTTTAGACTGATACTGCTGTGCTGTCCTCCATACAAAAACATATTTGCCATAACATATCGCTGTATAAAAGTCGCAATTACCATTTTTCTCCATTTTACAAGACATTCATTGATAAGGTACTGGTTTGTCTTCTCTTTCAGCGACGTTGTCTGAGATCAACAAGATCACAGAGCCCTTGCATGGTGCGTTTTTCCGCCTCGAGAACCTACAGAAGCTTCTGGAGCTGCAGCGAGATTTGATCGGTATCGAGAACCTCGTGCAGCCGTTTCGAGTCTTCATCCGAGAAGGATGTTTACAGAAGCTCTCGAGGAAGGGATATCAGCAGAGGATGTTCTTTTTGGTAAGTGCTGCCACCTCATGCCGAAATAACTCTCTTGCCCAAATAAGGTTTGGCATACAAATCCAGTAAATTTCACAATCTTctgaaaatgtatttttgcaaCTGTTCTCTTTCAGTTTTCGGACATGTTGATCTATACAAGTCGGACGACCACACCTTCCCTTCAGTTCAAAGTTCACGGCCAGATACCTCTCAGGGGCATGATAGTCGAAGAAGCTGATTCCAAAATGGCGGTGGCGAATAGCTTCACAATCTACGGCGGGAATCGGTGTCTTCTGGTGGCGGCCGGTTCGCCAGAAGAGAAGGATAAGTGGTTGGAAGATTTGAATGCGTCGATCACGGCAGCGCGGGAACGAGGTGATGACTATAAGTATCCCAGTCTTAAGTCAACAGGAGGTAAGTCATGTTCCAAGTTCAGAGGTCAGATAGCCTCGTATTCTCAGTTGAAATTGATACCACTCCATGTTTCATATCATTAAATAATTGGAAGAACCAAATTTTAATATACTTGTCTTTTTATTGACGCAGGTGGATCTGCAGACGATCTTCTCGACCACGATGGCTATCCTCCAACAACTCCACCTATGAGTGAGAAACAAATCCAACACCGTGCGAACACAACGATGCACGTCTGCTGGCATCGGAACACGAGTGTCAGTATGAAGGATCATCAATCAGCTGTTGAGGTATGCACTGGTCTTGGTAGACAACAGCAGCCAGTCGGGCCAGTGACCACTTGTGCTCCAATGTACAACATTTGACACAAAACAAGCATCCTTGCCTGACTGGTGGCATACTGTGGCCTATCTTGTTCATTGGATAATTACTCTCATTCGTAACTCCACTCCCAATCATCAATGCTCATCCATGTGGAAAAGCTCAGGGACTTCACCCCTCTCTTCTTTTCGATAATGCTTACTCAGTTTGATTTCTATCTGTTCCAGAACCAGTTGAGTGGCTACGTCCTCAGGAAATTCAAGAACAGTAATGGCTGGCAGAAACTCTGGGTTGTCTTCACAAACTTCTGCCTCTTTTTCTACAAGACTTTCCAGGTGAGTATCACTCAGCTTCTTTAAGCTTAATCCCTATCTGATTGGTTAGTTTATAGGTTTTGGCCAAAGTTTAAGTATGTTTAAATTTGTGATTTAAAGTTTCCCTCTCCTAACTGACCTCTGACCTTGTTTGCAGGATGATTTCCCATTGGCTAGTCTGCCTTTGCTAGGTTACTCGGTGAATGACCCTGATGATATGGATGGTATTCATAAAGACTATGTGTTCAAGCTCCAGTTTAAGAATCATGTGTATTTCTTTAGGGCGGAGAGTGAATACACTTTCGAGAGGCAAGTACCCACATTTTCGTCTCGAACGTTTTCCCAATATGAGTTCTTTAGCTCTGAGTATATTTGGAAATACTGTGTTGACACTATTTACTATTTGAGGGGGGGTCTGTACGAAAGGCCTACTTTACCTATAATAGGCCAATGTGTAACAGACACACCTCAACAGTCTGAACGGTATCGGTTTAGTGATGTCACTGTTTGCTTCATGTTCGTATTCGTTTTTCAGATGGATGGAAGTGATTGGCAGCGCCACTAACAGTGCACACCTGATGCGAGTCTTCAGCCGTATTGAGAGTAACAACACGAGATAAGATCGCCCCCTAGTGGCAGTCATAAGGAACTTGCTCAAGTACGCTGATGGAATGTGGTGGCCTTGCGACATCATGGTGCTTTTGGACTGTGATTGGCTAAtgatggaccaatcagcgcctCCGTACTGTGACCAGATGCAATGGTCGGGATGCGGAGGGTATCCACAATGATCAGGACGATTTTCCAGATTAtaaaatggttgatttttgtACATATGTTCGTCTTGAGTTCTTCCGAGGGCAGAAGTTGGGTAGGAGCATTTTATCGAGTGCTACGATTGACATTGTGAGCGTATACTGGACAATCATTGAGAATGATATCAAAATCTGAATCAAAATACAGCTTCTGAGTCAATGTAAAGAAATGTAGTGCATTATAATGTAACGGTATTCATCACAGTATGATAGAAGTCAGTCTACAAACTGGTACAGCATTGAGATGGGTGGGAGGGAAAACAACTGTTAGATGTCTCTGAATTTAGAGGTGAGGGAGTGAGTGCAACTGTTAGAATGCCTCCCATCCTATTACTGCTGGAAGAATGAAGGGCGGACAGAAATGATGCAACATAGAAGATTTGTCAAATTGAGGATTGTACAAATTTGGTCTGTGCATTTAAAGTCATCTTGTGAGGAAAAAGTTACATATATCTTTAAAAGTACATTATACCCAGTATAGATACCGGCATAGTTACCTTATAACCATttattcaaattatttcaattgaatgaccttgacctatttccttttggccttgacctttgacctggaGCTGATTTGACTGTTAGGAAAGTTGATTTGATGGTAGTTTTACCTTGTATTTGTTGATGGTATTTAATGATTATTTTGTTAAAGTATGAGAGAGTTTATGGTTCCAGTTGTGGCCTATAGGTGGCAGAAGAGGCTTGATAATGAAAAAAGCGATTGAATTTGACTCCCAAGTCTTGATTTAGCAGTGTGGGATTGCACCTTGAACAAAGTTGTAATTTCTCTGTTACTATAGGGCCTCAAATTCGTAGTAACATGCATGACGCACTGAACTGGCAAGCTGGTCTATCGTAGTGAAGGGGTTAATAGTTGTTAAGACATTATAGACTTGTTACTGGACACTGTGTGCAGATAACTAAAGAGTTTTTGTAATGGTTTGTGATCTGGAAATTTTGTACCAATATGTACAATTCTTGGCCAAATACTTTTATAATAACGCAGTTTGcataaatacataatattgCTTATTATACGTTCCTCTACATGTAATTGATACCATAGAGCATAGCAACCTTCAGCTTGTTTGAATGGTGGTGCCCTATTTATTTCTGATGGTGCACTAAAATCGTTCAGCTTGAAATTGGGGAATGGGGAAGAGGGATGTAATAATATTTTTTACAGGGGCACAGCAACAGAGGTCAATCAGCAACATCATTGCTATTTTTCAGGTTCAAATTATTTATAGGTTCCAAAGCAGTTTGTAAATTATAATGTTTTGATTAGAAGTAACCTGGTGCACATACAGTAAATGTACAGTCCGTAGAGGTTGGTATGCTGTGAACTGTGTAGTTAAGTGATTTTCTCAAGGACTCTTTCTTCCAAATCTTAACACTTTTTTGCCGTGAAGGCAATCTTCAACCAGATCATCTTCCTTAAAACTTCTTATCAAATGTGTCAAAGTATCTCCATGATTCTGTTTGAAGAGGTTCACACTAAGAACAGAAACTGAAATAGAAGCGGGAAGCATATTTGGCTGATACTAGTATCCTCTGCATAACATAAAAGAAACCAGATATGTCTTGCATGAATAGTCATATCATATTATTATATTTACCTTTGTCTTATTGGCCAGACTTCTGTTAATAAATTTGGCCTGGTCTACTTTGGTCCGTGAGCTCCATCGTAGGTGCAATGCAATCTTCTTGTGTTGGCCTCCCATTTTGTGATGTGTATAGGTTGTATTTTTACATGATGGCCCCCATAGGTCCATAACTAGTCGCTTATGTAAAATGCAATATAGTCATTATCTAGGGCCTTTGTACATTGACAATGCAATATAGTCAAAGGCCACACCAATTTTAAATTGGTTGGACAGCAGGGGACCACCTTTCTCCTGGTAAAAGACATAATAACATCAATATGTGACAATTTGATTTTAGAAGAAAAATTAGGTTTTTTGCTCCAGATAGATTTTTGCCCCCACCCTCATTTTCATTTGCAGTCTCGGGAAAGACCAGCACCCCTGCTACACAACTGATGAAATTGGTGTGGCCTATAAGGGTCTTTGTATATTGAATGATAGATTAGCTTCTTGGGATTTTAGTGAactttttgatgatgacgtgctgAGTTGTTCGTACGTGATGTCAGTTTGTTAATCAAGCAAATAAAATGTAATTAAATTCATATGCAAATCTGGGGCATATAAATCAAACACAGGGTGTCCCGAAAAAATACTCAATAATTCTCATATTTGCAAATTGTCCCAATATATTTCCATGACTGATTTTGTAGCCTGAAAATAGCATTTCAGAGAGCTGTCTTTGCTTGGAATGGACTTTTTAGGCTTGATAGGTGAGGGTTGGGActgaaaaaacaggaaaaaagtgTTGACAGTAGGGTCCATTTCAC includes the following:
- the LOC135494543 gene encoding FERM, ARHGEF and pleckstrin domain-containing protein 2-like isoform X10, which gives rise to MSRPTSPPMSPRKGKFMNVKVLMLDNTVTIFQIPHKALGRNLYEEVINKLQVLESDYFDLEYINSEGITCWLDHDKPILKQVGSPHELNFRFGVKFYIQDPALLEEELTRYLFALQVKRDLQSGTMPCNENTAALLVSYITQAELGDYIDDFTDQSYLSTCKIVPNQTIEEKIIEYHKRHTGQTPADADFNLLDTARKVELYGIKMYPAKVRDHEGVPLNLAVAHMGVLVFQNYTKINTFSWAKVRKLSFKRKKFLIKLHPEGYMDATLVLQDVYMITKKKRKAPLKVMTGYYKDTVEFYFDTRNECKNFWKKCIEHHAFFRCHSVKRLPRNKTRVVSRGSSFRYGGRTQKQLVEFVRENYVKRAPFESPNTPRSRSRATTPGSRCGSRATTPSSMRSCPEDHAAQMAASLRRRMMTEHHRYQVVTNYRDVDNRSASARISSRSDGVTTKSSTLNSADMAYSHNSTSSGSHTLDMSSKDNLDKQPSTRIEMAEVHDDSSQSSRSISSPKRERLPPPPDDEFRMHRKDANVFDSDQNISMAQAKGGFDRKMSAPAFSIHQTCQKMKEQQQQQQHLERSPEVENIPEEVSFSKRNNLKPASPKFRRSHSDTPHESRSMERSHCIDEDDDEPPPPPPPLVDDDISPVPMYNRHGSPEPIEKPPPPVVRQETAPKAQGYDPVSPVPASQEETLTMTTTSRSHTLTNTLSSTTSRDSNKTDESEEEVRRKRYPADKAYYIAKELLMTERTYKKDLEVLTVWFRNTVCHKELIPKYLEALMFSFLDEIYEHHCYFLKELEQRLAMWEGKSNAHLNGDYRKVGDLMLSNMKVLPLYGNYMEKTDEILTELDHAVRQNKQLETAYKEFESQKVCYLPLNTFLLKPAHRLLHYKLLLDRLLKHYSHDHPDHRDCKATLSEINKITEPLHGAFFRLENLQKLLELQRDLIGIENLVQPFRVFIREGCLQKLSRKGYQQRMFFLFSDMLIYTSRTTTPSLQFKVHGQIPLRGMIVEEADSKMAVANSFTIYGGNRCLLVAAGSPEEKDKWLEDLNASITAARERGDDYKYPSLKSTGGGSADDLLDHDGYPPTTPPMSEKQIQHRANTTMHVCWHRNTSVSMKDHQSAVENQLSGYVLRKFKNSNGWQKLWVVFTNFCLFFYKTFQDDFPLASLPLLGYSVNDPDDMDGIHKDYVFKLQFKNHVYFFRAESEYTFERWMEVIGSATNSAHLMRVFSRIESNNTR
- the LOC135494543 gene encoding FERM, ARHGEF and pleckstrin domain-containing protein 2-like isoform X7, which produces MSRPTSPPMSPRKGKFMNVKVLMLDNTVTIFQIPHKALGRNLYEEVINKLQVLESDYFDLEYINSEGITCWLDHDKPILKQVGSPHELNFRFGVKFYIQDPALLEEELTRYLFALQVKRDLQSGTMPCNENTAALLVSYITQAELGDYIDDFTDQSYLSTCKIVPNQTIEEKIIEYHKRHTGQTPADADFNLLDTARKVELYGIKMYPAKVRDHEGVPLNLAVAHMGVLVFQNYTKINTFSWAKVRKLSFKRKKFLIKLHPEGYFHWPNLDVYEMDATLGYYKDTVEFYFDTRNECKNFWKKCIEHHAFFRCHSVKRLPRNKTRVVSRGSSFRYGGRTQKQLVEFVRENYVKRAPFESPNTPRSRSRATTPGSRCGSRATTPSSMRSCPEDHAAQMAASLRRRMMTEHHRYQVVTNYRDVDNRSASARISSRSDGVTTKSSTLNSADMAYSHNSTSSGSHTLDMSSKDNLDKQPSTRIEMAEVHDDSSQSSRSISSPKRERLPPPPDDEFRMHRKDASEESLPPPPPPPPQDGTDVFDSDQNISMAQAKGGFDRKMSAPAFSIHQTCQKMKEQQQQQQHLERSPEVENIPEEVSFSKRNNLKPASPKFRRSHSDTPHESRSMERSHCIDEDDDEPPPPPPPLVDDDISPVPMYNRHGSPEPIEKPPPPVVRQETAPKAQGYDPVSPVPASQEETLTMTTTSRSHTLTNTLSSTTSRDSNKTDESEEEVRRKRYPADKAYYIAKELLMTERTYKKDLEVLTVWFRNTVCHKELIPKYLEALMFSFLDEIYEHHCYFLKELEQRLAMWEGKSNAHLNGDYRKVGDLMLSNMKVLPLYGNYMEKTDEILTELDHAVRQNKQLETAYKEFESQKVCYLPLNTFLLKPAHRLLHYKLLLDRLLKHYSHDHPDHRDCKATLSEINKITEPLHGAFFRLENLQKLLELQRDLIGIENLVQPFRVFIREGCLQKLSRKGYQQRMFFLFSDMLIYTSRTTTPSLQFKVHGQIPLRGMIVEEADSKMAVANSFTIYGGNRCLLVAAGSPEEKDKWLEDLNASITAARERGDDYKYPSLKSTGGGSADDLLDHDGYPPTTPPMSEKQIQHRANTTMHVCWHRNTSVSMKDHQSAVENQLSGYVLRKFKNSNGWQKLWVVFTNFCLFFYKTFQDDFPLASLPLLGYSVNDPDDMDGIHKDYVFKLQFKNHVYFFRAESEYTFERWMEVIGSATNSAHLMRVFSRIESNNTR